ATATTTTTAATAGGTGAAGATATTTGATGGAAGAGCTCGTTAATGAATTCTATGCGTCAGTTAAGAAATGGCTTAAAACAAATCCTAAGCAGATCAGGGCATTCCTCGACTTTCTACAAACAGTTCGTGAACCAGGGGCTCTAGATACTAAGACAAAGGAATTGATCGCTGTAGCTTCGAGTGTAGCGGCCAGGTGTCAATGGTGTATTGCACTACATGTTAAAGAAGCCATTGAAGCAGGTGCATCTCCTGAAGAGATAAGAGAAGCTGCTTGGGTAGCTGTATTAATGGGTGGGGGGCCTAACCTAGCGTATATGCAATTAGTGGAGAAGGCTATACAAGAGTTTACTGAGCAGGGCTAGTGGAGGTAAAAGCTTGGTTTAAGCGGTAATGTTTTTTCTGCTTTAGGAATATTCTTCGTTCTAGCTTCTTCCTCCCAGTAAACCTCTATATTTAATCCTGTCTTTTTAGCTATATAATGTCTTGCTTCATTGTATGCTTCATATTCGTGTAAAGGATCTGTTTTTAAAGCTCTTTTACAAGGTAGTCTAGAACATTCTTGTATCACATATACTATTTCTTTCTCCCTGCCCTTTAACCCGTATTTATCCCGTATAGTTCTTATTATTTCTCTTCTATCCATGCCTTTCTCAATCATTTCTATAACTTCTCTTTTCCATGGAGACGCTACTACTATATAGGCATGTTTTGGTTTAGGAGATAATATGTTCAGCACGTTCTTGATATCATCAATTAGGGATTCAATGGCTTCCTCGAGAATTTCTACTTCTTCATTGATCGCATTATAGTCTGCTTCTGGCCATTTCTCTAAGGATAAGAATTCTTTTTTACCCATCCAGCTCCATATTTCCTCGGTTAAATGAGGGATTACAGGGTTAAGGGCTTTCAGCCATTTACTAAGGATTCTTTTAACCATACATATTGTTTCTTCATTATTTGTTCTTTCACGATAATGATCTATTGATACCATGACATCATAGAATATTTTCTGTATATAGTCTCTTACCTCCATGTTATCAAGAGCATTTGTTGCTTCTACAAGTAATCTATTGAATCTGGATAAGAACCATTTATCAATGTATTTATCGTGACCATATTTCTCGCATTTTGTTCTG
This is a stretch of genomic DNA from Staphylothermus hellenicus DSM 12710. It encodes these proteins:
- a CDS encoding carboxymuconolactone decarboxylase family protein, with the protein product MEELVNEFYASVKKWLKTNPKQIRAFLDFLQTVREPGALDTKTKELIAVASSVAARCQWCIALHVKEAIEAGASPEEIREAAWVAVLMGGGPNLAYMQLVEKAIQEFTEQG